In Nocardioides faecalis, the following proteins share a genomic window:
- the rplV gene encoding 50S ribosomal protein L22, with amino-acid sequence MSTTERQSTSARRESILGDEPGAFASARFVRITPMKARRVIDLVRGLPADEALTMLEFAPQSAAVTIRKVLASAVANAGTTEGLPTGDLVVSVARVDEGPTMKRWRPRAQGRATRINKRTSHITIAVQPAEVVAAKSKKGAKK; translated from the coding sequence ATGAGCACCACCGAGCGTCAGAGCACCAGCGCGCGCCGGGAGTCGATCCTGGGCGACGAGCCCGGTGCCTTCGCCTCCGCGCGCTTCGTGCGGATCACCCCGATGAAGGCGCGCCGCGTCATCGACCTGGTCCGCGGCCTGCCCGCCGACGAGGCGCTGACCATGCTGGAGTTCGCTCCGCAGTCCGCCGCCGTCACGATCCGCAAGGTGCTCGCGAGCGCCGTCGCGAACGCCGGGACCACCGAGGGCCTGCCCACCGGTGACCTGGTCGTCTCGGTCGCGCGGGTCGACGAGGGCCCGACGATGAAGCGCTGGCGTCCGCGTGCGCAGGGCCGGGCCACCCGGATCAACAAGCGCACCAGCCACATCACGATCGCGGTCCAGCCCGCTGAGGTCGTCGCCGCCAAGTCCAAGAAGGGGGCCAAGAAGTAA
- the rpsS gene encoding 30S ribosomal protein S19, producing the protein MPRSLKKGPFVDGHLLKKVDAENEKGTHNVIKTWSRRSMIIPSMIGHTIAVHDGRKHVPVFISDSMVGHKLGEFAPTRTYRGHVKEDRKGRRR; encoded by the coding sequence ATGCCTCGCAGCCTGAAGAAGGGCCCCTTCGTCGACGGCCACCTTCTCAAGAAGGTGGACGCCGAGAACGAGAAGGGCACCCACAACGTCATCAAGACCTGGTCGCGCCGGTCCATGATCATCCCCTCGATGATCGGCCACACGATCGCCGTCCACGACGGCCGCAAGCACGTCCCGGTCTTCATCTCCGACTCGATGGTCGGCCACAAGCTCGGTGAGTTCGCCCCCACGCGTACCTACCGCGGCCACGTCAAGGAAGACCGGAAGGGGCGCCGTCGATGA
- the rplB gene encoding 50S ribosomal protein L2, giving the protein MAIRKYKPTTPGRRGSSVADFAEITRTTPEKSLTRPLPKKGGRNNQGRITTRHQGGGHKRAYRIIDFRRYDKDGVPAKVAHIEYDPNRTARIALLHYADGEKRYIVAPKDLRQGMNVESGVGADIKPGNNLPLRNIPVGTTIHCVELRPGGGAKMARSAGNSAQLVAREGSRATLRLPSGEMRFVDVRCRATVGEVGNAEQSNINWGKAGRMRWKGKRPTVRGVVMNPVDHPHGGGEGKTSGGRHPVSPWGKPEGRTRKRKASDSQIIRRRKSGKNKR; this is encoded by the coding sequence ATGGCTATCCGCAAGTACAAGCCGACCACCCCGGGCCGTCGCGGCTCGTCGGTGGCCGACTTCGCAGAGATCACCCGGACCACCCCGGAGAAGTCGCTCACCCGTCCGCTGCCCAAGAAGGGCGGCCGCAACAACCAGGGCCGGATCACCACCCGGCACCAGGGCGGCGGCCACAAGCGGGCCTACCGGATCATCGACTTCCGTCGCTACGACAAGGACGGCGTGCCGGCCAAGGTCGCTCACATCGAGTACGACCCCAACCGCACCGCCCGCATCGCGCTGCTGCACTACGCGGACGGCGAGAAGCGCTACATCGTTGCTCCCAAGGACCTGCGCCAGGGCATGAACGTCGAGTCCGGTGTCGGCGCCGACATCAAGCCGGGCAACAACCTGCCGCTGCGCAACATCCCGGTCGGCACGACCATCCACTGCGTGGAGCTCCGCCCCGGCGGCGGCGCCAAGATGGCCCGCTCCGCGGGCAACAGCGCGCAGCTGGTCGCCCGTGAGGGCTCCCGCGCGACGCTGCGTCTGCCCTCGGGCGAGATGCGGTTCGTCGACGTGCGCTGCCGGGCCACGGTGGGCGAGGTCGGCAACGCCGAGCAGTCCAACATCAACTGGGGCAAGGCCGGCCGGATGCGCTGGAAGGGCAAGCGCCCGACCGTCCGCGGTGTCGTCATGAACCCCGTCGACCACCCGCACGGTGGTGGTGAGGGCAAGACGTCCGGTGGTCGCCACCCCGTCTCGCCGTGGGGCAAGCCCGAGGGCCGTACGCGCAAGCGCAAGGCCAGCGACTCCCAGATCATCCGACGCCGCAAGTCCGGCAAGAACAAGCGCTGA
- the rplW gene encoding 50S ribosomal protein L23, whose protein sequence is MSTLHKDHRDILIAPVVSEKSYSLLDNNKYTFLVRPDANKTEIKIAVEKVFGVKVTSVNTLNRAGKVRQTRHGLGKRKNTKRAIVSLAEGHRIDIFGGQA, encoded by the coding sequence ATGAGCACCCTGCACAAGGACCACCGCGACATCCTGATCGCGCCGGTCGTCTCGGAGAAGAGCTACAGCCTCCTGGACAACAACAAGTACACGTTCCTGGTGCGCCCCGACGCCAACAAGACCGAGATCAAGATCGCGGTCGAGAAGGTCTTCGGCGTCAAGGTCACCTCGGTGAACACCCTCAACCGGGCGGGCAAGGTCCGCCAGACCCGCCACGGCCTCGGCAAGCGCAAGAACACCAAGCGCGCGATCGTGAGCCTGGCCGAGGGCCACCGCATCGACATCTTCGGAGGTCAGGCCTGA
- the rplD gene encoding 50S ribosomal protein L4: protein MAKNVSVDLPADIFGVELNVPLIHQVVVAQQAAARQGTHATKTRAEVRGGGRKPYKQKGTGRARQGSTRAPQFAGGGVVHGPQPRDYSQRTPKKMKAAALRGALSDRARNGRIHVVDALVSGDKPSTKAALTSLFELADRRKFLVVLERADSLTWLSLRNAPEAHIVAVDQLNTYDVLASDDVVFSKAAYDRFVGATQEETN, encoded by the coding sequence ATGGCCAAGAACGTTTCCGTCGACCTCCCCGCCGACATCTTCGGCGTCGAGCTCAACGTGCCGCTGATCCACCAGGTCGTCGTGGCCCAGCAGGCCGCGGCCCGCCAGGGCACGCACGCCACCAAGACGCGGGCCGAGGTCCGCGGCGGTGGCCGCAAGCCGTACAAGCAGAAGGGCACCGGTCGCGCCCGCCAGGGCTCGACCCGCGCGCCGCAGTTCGCCGGCGGTGGCGTCGTCCACGGCCCGCAGCCGCGTGACTACAGCCAGCGGACCCCCAAGAAGATGAAGGCCGCCGCCCTGCGCGGTGCCCTCTCGGACCGGGCCCGCAACGGCCGCATCCACGTCGTGGACGCGCTGGTCTCCGGCGACAAGCCCTCGACCAAGGCCGCGCTGACCTCGCTCTTCGAGCTCGCCGACCGCCGCAAGTTCCTCGTCGTGCTGGAGCGCGCCGACAGCCTCACCTGGCTCTCGCTGCGCAACGCGCCCGAGGCGCACATCGTGGCCGTCGACCAGCTCAACACCTACGACGTGCTCGCGAGCGACGACGTGGTGTTCAGCAAGGCCGCGTACGACCGCTTCGTCGGTGCGACCCAGGAGGAGACCAACTGA
- the rplC gene encoding 50S ribosomal protein L3: MTVERNVKGLLGTKLGMTQLWDENNRVVPVTVVAAGTNVVTQVRQPEPDGYNAIQIGFGEIEGRKVNKPQAGHFAKAGTTPRRHVVEIRTADAAEYTVGQELPVDTFEAGQVIDVTGTSKGKGFAGVMKRHGFAGVGASHGAHRNHRKPGSIGACATPGRVFKGLRMAGRMGSDTVTTQNITVHAVDVEKGIVLLKGAVPGPKGGLVVLRTAAKKG; this comes from the coding sequence ATGACTGTTGAACGCAACGTGAAGGGGCTGCTGGGCACCAAGCTCGGCATGACCCAGCTCTGGGACGAGAACAACCGCGTCGTCCCCGTGACCGTGGTCGCGGCCGGCACCAACGTGGTGACCCAGGTCCGCCAGCCTGAGCCGGACGGCTACAACGCCATCCAGATCGGCTTCGGCGAGATCGAGGGCCGCAAGGTCAACAAGCCGCAGGCCGGTCACTTCGCCAAGGCCGGCACCACGCCGCGCCGCCACGTGGTCGAGATCCGCACCGCCGACGCCGCCGAGTACACCGTGGGCCAGGAGCTCCCGGTCGACACGTTCGAGGCCGGCCAGGTCATCGACGTGACCGGCACCAGCAAGGGCAAGGGCTTCGCCGGTGTCATGAAGCGCCACGGCTTCGCCGGTGTCGGCGCCTCGCACGGTGCCCACCGCAACCACCGCAAGCCGGGCTCCATCGGTGCCTGCGCGACGCCTGGTCGCGTGTTCAAGGGCCTGCGGATGGCCGGCCGGATGGGCTCGGACACCGTGACCACCCAGAACATCACCGTCCACGCCGTCGACGTCGAGAAGGGCATCGTCCTGCTCAAGGGCGCCGTTCCCGGCCCCAAGGGTGGACTGGTCGTCCTCCGCACGGCAGCGAAGAAGGGCTGA
- the rpsJ gene encoding 30S ribosomal protein S10, protein MAGQKIRIRLKAYDHEVIDTSARKIVDTVTRTGAKVAGPVPLPTEKNVFCVIRSPHKYKDSREHFEMRTHKRLIDIIDPTPKTVDSLMRLDLPAGVDIEIKL, encoded by the coding sequence ATGGCGGGACAGAAGATCCGCATCAGGCTCAAGGCCTATGACCACGAGGTGATCGACACCTCGGCGCGCAAGATCGTCGACACGGTGACCCGCACGGGTGCCAAGGTCGCCGGCCCGGTGCCGCTGCCGACCGAGAAGAACGTCTTCTGCGTCATCCGGTCGCCGCACAAGTACAAGGACTCGCGCGAGCACTTCGAGATGCGCACCCACAAGCGCCTCATCGACATCATCGACCCCACGCCGAAGACCGTCGACAGCCTCATGCGCCTCGACCTGCCGGCTGGTGTCGACATCGAGATCAAGCTCTGA